ACGTTGCCACTCATATCATATATTCCAAGTTCATTGGCAGCTTTGGTCCCTACTTCGTGGGTTTTATTGCCTGAATTGCCATCGTACCAAGCCACTGAGCTAATGATACTTGATCCGGAATACTTATATCCCTTTCTCTTGACTCCACCCAAAGCGGCGTATTCCCATTCAGCCTCCGTAGGCAATCTGTATCCGTTTGCATTCCAGTCGCAGGTGATGGAATTTCCACTGCCGCTGTAGCAAGGCCTGAGCCCTTCCTTCAAACTTCGTTTGTTACAATAGTCTACTGCATCATACCAGCTTATCTGTTCCACCGGTAGCTTGTCGTCCTTCCAATATGATGGATTGGAACCCATCACCTCCTTCCATTCCTTCTGGGTGACTTCGTATTTGCCAATCCAGAAAGATGAAACCCTCACCTGATGTGCAGGCTTTTCGTCGCTGTCTCCATCGTTGGAACCCATCTGGAAGCTGCCGCCCTCTACGAATACCATGTTTTTCGGAAATGTGATTGCCGAGAGCTTGAATTGCCAGCCCTCGGGCTCCTGGCCTTCCAAAACTGGCTCCCAGAATAGCTGCAGGCCTTTGCCAGCGGCGCAGGATGATGTAATCCCTTGCCCAGTCAAGTAGAGAGGGTTGTCCAGTTCTATACCCGCTTTATAGGGCACAGTCTTTATAGTGTACAGTTCATCAGTCTTGCCGCTGAGGTCGAAAGTGACTTTGTAATACCTTAGCACGGGGTCCTGCTCAACACGCACATTACTGATTTGCTGGGCGTAAAGAAAGCCGCAGGCGAGCATCAAAGCCAGCCAGGTTAAAGCTATTTTCATCTTATCCAAGATCTATTCATGCCGCGTCAATCCGCAGTTTCCATCCTAACCAGGCAAGGATTAATCCGGGTAAGCCTCCCCGCCAAAACGGCAGTTGACATCATCCCGG
This genomic window from Candidatus Cloacimonadota bacterium contains:
- a CDS encoding formylglycine-generating enzyme family protein: MKIALTWLALMLACGFLYAQQISNVRVEQDPVLRYYKVTFDLSGKTDELYTIKTVPYKAGIELDNPLYLTGQGITSSCAAGKGLQLFWEPVLEGQEPEGWQFKLSAITFPKNMVFVEGGSFQMGSNDGDSDEKPAHQVRVSSFWIGKYEVTQKEWKEVMGSNPSYWKDDKLPVEQISWYDAVDYCNKRSLKEGLRPCYSGSGNSITCDWNANGYRLPTEAEWEYAALGGVKRKGYKYSGSSIISSVAWYDGNSGNKTHEVGTKAANELGIYDMSGNVWEWCWNWYDSAYYTLSPDLDPRGAGLGSYRSLRGGSWYFKDSYCRISNRNGSDPDFRSFNHGFRVVRAVFY